The following coding sequences lie in one Myxococcales bacterium genomic window:
- the rsmA gene encoding ribosomal RNA small subunit methyltransferase A yields the protein MTSDPRALLRRHGLAPKKSFGQNFLVNGGVLRQIAEACVPEGERGRAEVVEIGAGTGALTAALLERAAHVTAIERDRELVPLLEAELAPQLAEGRLRLVEASATHSDLEALLSALAAPRVLCGNLPYQLTGQLIEQSVGLASLLVRAVFMVQEEVADRLAAGPGTKTYGALSVFTQARFAVRRVARVSPGSFFPPPQVTSAVVSLTPHAAPRAVEDDGFRSVVKLAFAMRRKTLRNAWAPLGEPRVIRASERAGISLAARGETLTVEEFARMAEALAAE from the coding sequence ATGACGTCCGATCCGCGCGCGCTGCTCCGCCGTCACGGCCTGGCGCCCAAGAAGAGCTTTGGGCAGAACTTCCTCGTGAACGGGGGGGTGCTCCGACAAATCGCGGAGGCGTGCGTCCCCGAGGGCGAGCGCGGGCGGGCCGAGGTCGTCGAGATCGGCGCCGGAACCGGCGCGCTAACCGCCGCGCTGCTCGAGCGCGCCGCCCACGTGACAGCGATCGAGCGCGACCGAGAGCTCGTGCCTCTCCTGGAGGCCGAGCTCGCCCCCCAGCTCGCAGAAGGGCGCCTGCGGCTCGTCGAGGCGTCCGCGACGCACTCCGACCTCGAGGCGCTGCTGAGCGCCCTGGCCGCGCCGCGCGTGCTCTGCGGCAACCTGCCCTACCAGCTCACCGGGCAGCTCATCGAGCAGTCCGTGGGCCTCGCCTCGCTCCTCGTCCGCGCGGTGTTCATGGTGCAGGAGGAGGTCGCGGATCGCCTCGCCGCCGGGCCGGGCACCAAGACCTACGGCGCGCTCTCGGTGTTCACGCAGGCGCGGTTCGCCGTGCGACGCGTGGCGCGCGTGTCGCCGGGCTCGTTCTTCCCTCCGCCGCAGGTCACGAGCGCCGTGGTGTCGCTCACGCCGCACGCCGCGCCGCGCGCCGTCGAGGACGACGGCTTCCGCAGCGTCGTGAAGCTCGCGTTCGCGATGCGCCGCAAGACCCTCCGGAACGCGTGGGCTCCCCTCGGGGAGCCTCGCGTGATTCGCGCGAGCGAGCGCGCAGGCATCTCGCTCGCCGCGCGAGGAGAGACCCTCACCGTCGAGGAGTTCGCCCGCATGGCCGAGGCGCTCGCCGCCGAATAG
- a CDS encoding DUF58 domain-containing protein encodes MQLYPTRSAFHVALAGAALVTVGVAAREPALAAFGGAMVLAVALGRVLAQATVARIRSSGFEMVWTTTRRVTRLGRGGELILEAELRNRGADDARAVNLRALCSSLLEARVEPAEIELPAGSKVRVDVHVKANRVGRWGVHGVALEVRGTPLGGEGLYEVPLLFANPHGLEVLPPRLLTAIESPRGGRSRALASRGLAGDGRGESDELRELRDHVPGDAFKRIAWKASARRRKLVVREMEREERDVVWLVLDASVELWAGEPGTAPLDHAVDAVGALAARHLARGDLVGLGVVASRTRSWVTADEGPSQLAKVASSLASAASMVDSDRSEADEQEVAARVMEHARPLDGGGLADLRRGDLDALAARADSLRSRAPFVPRAPFAKTAREQRLRHYCAAFGIELPPRVDGEREQTDVAFGRALEDLLTERPAPTVVHVLAQAPVPGGATERALLALKRRRVAVLFTLPEFDASVQTALASNDTSRQVDRVYGGLIGDAVRARVRASKRRAERQLRRLGVKLRPAKVRATTDTAGEPALPAPLGGRRDT; translated from the coding sequence ATGCAGCTCTACCCCACACGCTCCGCGTTCCACGTCGCGCTCGCGGGCGCGGCCCTCGTCACCGTCGGCGTCGCGGCGCGTGAGCCCGCGCTCGCGGCGTTCGGCGGCGCGATGGTGCTCGCGGTAGCCCTCGGCCGTGTGCTCGCGCAGGCCACGGTCGCCCGCATCCGCTCGTCCGGCTTCGAGATGGTCTGGACCACCACGCGACGCGTGACCCGGCTCGGTCGTGGCGGAGAGCTCATCCTCGAGGCGGAGCTGCGCAACCGCGGCGCCGACGACGCGAGGGCGGTGAACCTGCGGGCGCTCTGCTCGAGTCTGCTCGAGGCGAGGGTCGAGCCCGCGGAAATCGAGCTGCCGGCGGGCTCGAAGGTGCGCGTGGACGTCCACGTGAAGGCGAACCGCGTCGGGCGCTGGGGCGTGCACGGCGTGGCCCTCGAGGTGCGCGGGACGCCGCTGGGCGGTGAGGGGCTCTACGAAGTGCCGCTGCTGTTCGCGAACCCGCACGGGCTCGAGGTGCTTCCACCGCGCCTGCTCACCGCCATCGAATCGCCCCGGGGCGGACGATCGCGCGCCTTGGCCTCGCGCGGCCTCGCGGGCGACGGCCGCGGCGAGAGCGACGAGCTGCGCGAGCTGCGCGACCACGTGCCGGGCGACGCGTTCAAGCGCATCGCGTGGAAGGCCAGCGCGCGCCGACGGAAGCTCGTCGTGCGCGAAATGGAGCGCGAAGAGCGCGACGTCGTGTGGCTCGTGCTCGACGCCTCGGTGGAGCTCTGGGCGGGTGAGCCCGGCACGGCGCCGCTCGATCACGCCGTCGACGCGGTGGGCGCGCTCGCGGCGCGCCACCTGGCCCGCGGTGACCTGGTCGGCCTCGGCGTGGTCGCGTCGCGGACGCGGTCCTGGGTGACCGCCGACGAGGGCCCGAGCCAGCTCGCCAAGGTGGCGTCCTCGCTCGCCAGCGCCGCGAGCATGGTCGACAGCGACCGGAGCGAGGCCGACGAGCAGGAGGTCGCAGCCCGCGTGATGGAGCACGCGCGGCCCCTCGACGGCGGGGGCCTCGCCGACCTCCGCCGCGGCGACCTCGACGCGCTCGCGGCGCGGGCCGATTCGCTCCGCAGCCGCGCCCCGTTCGTCCCTCGCGCCCCGTTCGCGAAGACCGCGCGCGAACAGCGCTTGCGGCACTACTGCGCCGCGTTCGGTATCGAGCTGCCGCCTCGCGTCGACGGCGAGCGCGAGCAGACCGACGTCGCGTTCGGCCGTGCCCTCGAGGACCTCTTGACCGAGCGGCCCGCGCCCACCGTCGTGCACGTACTCGCGCAGGCGCCGGTGCCCGGCGGCGCGACCGAGCGCGCGCTCCTCGCCCTCAAGCGGCGCCGCGTCGCGGTGCTCTTCACCCTCCCCGAGTTCGACGCGAGCGTGCAGACCGCCCTCGCGTCGAACGACACCTCACGCCAGGTCGACCGCGTGTATGGCGGCCTCATCGGCGACGCCGTGCGCGCGCGCGTCCGGGCCTCGAAGCGCCGCGCCGAGCGGCAGCTCCGCCGGCTCGGCGTGAAGCTCCGCCCCGCGAAGGTGCGGGCAACGACCGACACGGCGGGCGAGCCCGCGTTGCCCGCGCCGCTCGGTGGACGGCGCGACACCTAA
- a CDS encoding MoxR family ATPase, whose amino-acid sequence MTQLTAPEAAGARERVEELRREVMRVYVGSSRGPDMMLVAILARGHVLLEGVPGVAKTTLVKAFAAALGCSSRRIQFTPDLLPADITGTYVLSPRDGTFSLRAGPIFANVVLADEINRAPAKTQSALLEAMQERQVTIEGDRFELPAPFLVLATQNPIDLEGTYPLPEAQVDRFLVRVPVGYPTAREEAHMLKIHGIDPPVVRPIMKAEDVLRLQHIAARVHVEDDLLDYCVALGHFTRSHPKVALGASPRATLALAQASKAKALMDSRAYVVPEDVRAVASAVLAHRLVLTAELEGDGRARDQIVEEALSKVGYRRGVRPA is encoded by the coding sequence ATGACCCAGCTCACGGCCCCCGAGGCCGCCGGCGCGCGCGAGCGCGTCGAGGAGCTCCGCAGGGAGGTCATGCGGGTGTACGTGGGCTCCAGCCGCGGGCCCGACATGATGCTCGTCGCGATCCTCGCGCGGGGCCACGTGCTGCTCGAGGGCGTGCCCGGCGTCGCGAAGACCACGCTCGTGAAGGCGTTCGCCGCCGCGCTCGGGTGCTCGTCGCGGCGCATCCAGTTCACGCCGGACCTGCTCCCCGCCGACATCACGGGCACCTACGTGCTCTCGCCTCGCGACGGCACCTTCTCGCTCCGGGCGGGGCCCATCTTCGCCAACGTCGTGCTCGCCGACGAGATCAACCGCGCTCCGGCCAAGACCCAGTCGGCGCTGCTCGAGGCCATGCAAGAGCGGCAGGTCACCATCGAGGGCGATCGCTTCGAGCTGCCCGCGCCGTTCCTCGTGCTCGCGACCCAGAACCCCATCGATCTCGAGGGCACCTACCCGCTCCCCGAGGCCCAGGTCGACCGCTTCCTCGTGCGTGTGCCGGTGGGCTACCCCACCGCCCGCGAGGAGGCCCACATGCTGAAGATCCACGGCATCGACCCGCCCGTGGTTCGGCCCATCATGAAGGCCGAAGACGTGCTCCGCCTCCAGCACATCGCGGCGCGCGTCCACGTGGAGGACGACCTCCTCGACTACTGCGTCGCGCTTGGTCACTTCACCCGCTCGCACCCCAAAGTGGCCCTGGGCGCGAGCCCCCGCGCCACGCTGGCGCTCGCCCAGGCCTCGAAGGCGAAGGCGCTCATGGACAGCCGCGCGTACGTGGTGCCTGAGGACGTGCGCGCGGTCGCCTCCGCGGTGCTCGCGCACCGGCTCGTGCTCACCGCCGAGCTCGAGGGCGACGGGCGCGCGCGCGATCAGATCGTCGAGGAAGCGCTCTCCAAGGTCGGCTACCGGCGCGGGGTGCGCCCCGCCTGA